The following are from one region of the Methylophilus sp. DW102 genome:
- a CDS encoding lipoprotein, which translates to MFASSTKLIALALLLCTLGACGLKGNLYLPERQYPQPQPPSDKSPS; encoded by the coding sequence ATGTTTGCCAGCTCTACAAAATTAATAGCACTTGCCCTGCTGTTATGCACCCTGGGTGCTTGTGGCCTCAAAGGCAATTTGTATCTTCCCGAGCGTCAGTATCCTCAACCACAACCGCCATCAGACAAGTCGCCATCGTGA
- the lysA gene encoding diaminopimelate decarboxylase encodes MIPFSTQQGLLHAENVALRDIAQTHQTPTYVYSRAALTQAFERFAAGLRGHDHLVCFAVKANPSLAILNLFARLGAGFDIVSGGELARVIAAGGDPKKVVFSGVGKSHAEIEAALEAGIYCFNVESINELDRIQQVAARLGKQAPVSLRVNPNVDAKTHPYISTGLKNNKFGVAFEDALALYEKAAQLSNIAVHGVDCHIGSQITELSPFLDALDKVLGLVDALAAKGIPIQHIDVGGGVGITYSDEAPPDFAAYTAAILQKLAGRNVKVLFEPGRALVGNAGVLLTKVEYLKPGETKNFAIVDAAMNDLMRPALYDAFHNITTIAPSTAPTAVYEIVGPVCESGDFLGHDRTLAIAEGDYLAIHSAGAYGMSMASNYNTRARAAEVLVDGDQVHVIREREQIADLFKLERILP; translated from the coding sequence GTGATCCCGTTTTCAACCCAACAAGGCCTGCTACATGCCGAAAATGTAGCCTTGCGTGATATTGCGCAAACCCACCAAACCCCCACCTACGTCTATTCGCGGGCGGCACTCACGCAGGCGTTTGAGCGTTTTGCCGCTGGGCTGCGTGGGCATGACCATTTGGTCTGTTTTGCCGTGAAGGCCAACCCTAGCCTGGCGATACTGAATCTGTTTGCCCGCCTGGGTGCCGGCTTTGACATTGTGTCTGGCGGAGAGCTGGCCCGTGTAATTGCAGCTGGCGGTGACCCGAAAAAAGTCGTGTTCTCTGGCGTTGGAAAATCCCACGCTGAAATTGAGGCCGCCCTTGAAGCGGGGATCTATTGCTTTAACGTAGAGTCTATCAATGAGCTGGACCGTATCCAGCAAGTGGCGGCTCGCCTGGGTAAACAGGCCCCGGTTTCGTTGCGGGTCAATCCAAATGTGGACGCAAAAACCCACCCCTATATCTCTACCGGCCTTAAAAATAACAAGTTTGGCGTGGCATTTGAAGATGCACTGGCTTTGTATGAAAAAGCGGCACAATTGTCCAACATTGCCGTGCATGGCGTCGATTGCCATATCGGCTCGCAGATTACCGAGCTATCGCCGTTTCTAGATGCGCTGGATAAAGTCCTTGGTTTAGTGGATGCGCTGGCGGCCAAAGGCATCCCTATTCAGCATATTGATGTCGGCGGCGGCGTAGGCATTACCTACAGTGACGAAGCCCCGCCGGACTTTGCCGCCTATACGGCCGCCATCCTGCAAAAACTGGCGGGCAGAAACGTCAAGGTGTTGTTTGAACCCGGCCGCGCGCTGGTCGGCAATGCAGGCGTATTACTGACCAAAGTCGAATACCTCAAGCCAGGTGAGACCAAAAACTTCGCCATCGTCGATGCCGCCATGAACGACCTCATGCGCCCCGCCTTGTACGACGCTTTTCACAATATCACGACCATTGCCCCGTCTACGGCACCCACTGCCGTCTATGAAATCGTAGGTCCCGTCTGCGAAAGTGGTGACTTTTTGGGCCATGACCGGACACTGGCAATTGCAGAAGGCGATTATCTGGCCATACACTCTGCCGGTGCTTATGGCATGAGCATGGCCAGCAACTACAACACGCGTGCACGTGCCGCAGAAGTACTGGTCGACGGCGATCAGGTGCATGTGATTCGCGAGCGCGAGCAGATTGCTGATCTGTTTAAACTGGAGCGCATCTTGCCGTAA
- the purU gene encoding formyltetrahydrofolate deformylase, with protein MKNTATLLITCPDTKGIVAAIAQFLYEHNANILHADQHQDAENNLFLMRVEWDLTNFNVAVADFEQAFGPVAQRFAMTWQLKLSEQKTRMAIMVSQYDHCLVDLLHRHHSGELACEIPLIISNHRDTEKLAQFYGIPFHYLPMTKETKADVEAQQFALFDQHKIDLIVLARYMQILSPEFVARYPQRIINIHHSFLPAFIGARPYHRAFERGVKLIGATSHYVTEVLDEGPIIEQDLARISHRDQVEDLIQKGRDLERVVLSKAVRWHIEHRILLYANKTVIFD; from the coding sequence ATGAAAAACACTGCTACCTTGCTGATTACCTGCCCGGATACCAAAGGGATTGTGGCGGCGATTGCGCAATTTTTGTATGAGCACAATGCCAATATTTTACACGCAGACCAGCATCAGGATGCGGAAAATAATCTGTTTTTGATGCGCGTCGAGTGGGACCTGACCAATTTCAATGTGGCCGTGGCCGATTTCGAGCAGGCGTTTGGCCCGGTGGCGCAACGCTTTGCCATGACCTGGCAACTCAAATTGTCTGAGCAAAAAACACGCATGGCGATCATGGTGTCGCAATATGATCATTGCCTGGTAGACCTGCTGCACCGTCATCATAGTGGCGAGCTGGCCTGCGAGATTCCGCTCATTATCAGCAATCATAGAGATACGGAGAAACTGGCGCAGTTCTATGGCATCCCGTTTCACTATCTGCCGATGACCAAAGAGACCAAAGCCGACGTCGAGGCGCAGCAGTTTGCCTTGTTTGACCAACACAAGATTGACCTGATTGTGCTGGCAAGATACATGCAAATTCTGTCCCCCGAGTTTGTCGCGCGCTATCCTCAGCGAATTATCAATATCCATCATTCATTTTTGCCAGCCTTTATCGGCGCGCGCCCCTATCACCGTGCCTTTGAGCGTGGCGTAAAGCTGATTGGCGCCACCAGTCATTATGTGACTGAGGTGTTGGATGAGGGCCCTATTATTGAGCAGGATCTGGCGCGTATTTCTCACCGTGACCAGGTCGAAGACCTGATCCAGAAAGGTCGTGATCTGGAGCGGGTTGTGTTATCCAAAGCCGTGCGCTGGCATATTGAACATCGTATTTTGCTTTATGCGAACAAGACCGTGATTTTTGATTAA
- the ispH gene encoding 4-hydroxy-3-methylbut-2-enyl diphosphate reductase: MQTEVTPEIVLANPRGFCAGVDRAIIIVEQALEKFGAPIYVRNEVVHNKFVVGQLRDKGAIFVDDLEKIPAGSIVIFSAHGVSKAVRAEAESRGLTAFDATCPLVTKVHIEVAKMRKDGLEIIMIGHKGHPEVEGTMGQSEAGMYLVETPEEVTALTVTDPDKLAYVTQTTLSVDDATQVINALKTRFPNIKAPKSDDICYATQNRQDAVKIMAKDCDLVIIVGSPNSSNSNRLREVAKNQGVEAYMVDNASHLQAGWLQGKKKIGISAGASAPEVLVQEVIAALKNMGANQVEELQGVVENVVFQLPKNLVNAEKRSTV, from the coding sequence ATGCAAACAGAAGTGACACCTGAGATCGTATTGGCCAACCCGCGTGGCTTTTGTGCGGGGGTAGACCGTGCCATTATTATTGTCGAACAGGCACTCGAAAAATTCGGCGCGCCGATTTATGTGCGCAATGAAGTGGTTCACAACAAATTTGTCGTCGGTCAATTGCGCGACAAAGGCGCCATTTTTGTCGATGATCTGGAAAAAATTCCGGCAGGCAGCATTGTGATTTTTAGTGCGCATGGCGTTTCCAAAGCGGTGCGCGCAGAGGCAGAGTCGCGCGGCCTGACGGCGTTTGACGCCACTTGTCCGCTGGTGACCAAGGTGCATATCGAGGTCGCCAAAATGCGTAAAGATGGTCTGGAGATCATTATGATCGGCCACAAAGGCCATCCAGAAGTCGAAGGCACCATGGGCCAGTCCGAGGCTGGCATGTATCTGGTGGAAACCCCGGAAGAGGTGACCGCCCTCACTGTCACCGACCCTGACAAACTGGCCTATGTGACACAAACCACCTTATCGGTGGATGACGCCACTCAGGTCATCAACGCCCTCAAAACACGCTTCCCCAACATTAAGGCACCCAAAAGCGATGATATTTGCTATGCCACGCAAAATCGGCAGGACGCGGTGAAAATCATGGCCAAAGACTGTGATCTGGTGATTATTGTCGGCTCACCCAATAGCTCTAACTCAAACCGTTTGCGTGAAGTTGCCAAAAACCAGGGCGTAGAAGCTTATATGGTCGATAATGCCAGCCACCTGCAAGCAGGCTGGTTACAAGGTAAAAAGAAAATCGGCATTTCTGCCGGTGCCTCAGCCCCTGAGGTGTTAGTACAGGAAGTGATTGCTGCTTTGAAAAACATGGGGGCTAACCAGGTGGAAGAGTTGCAAGGGGTAGTGGAAAACGTCGTGTTCCAGCTGCCCAAAAACCTGGTCAATGCAGAGAAGCGCAGCACGGTTTAA
- a CDS encoding CusA/CzcA family heavy metal efflux RND transporter, translating to MLKGLITFSLQQRVFLLIGAVVLMIFGWFAVQNLPIEAFPDVEDVHVIIVTQSPGMAPEEVERVVSLPIEHGMSGVPGLAQIRSVSITGLSVVTLTFAERTQDYFARQQVLERLQGVSLPIGLQPTLAPLTTAVGEVYRYLVEAPAEMPQREIRAIQDWKIIPQLRMVPGVADITSFGGTVKEYQIKLDPYRLKKFDVSIDQVNQAVSNNSSNVGGGLMHRGDESLVVRGIGLFRSLDDIAQSVVDTRDGKPILVSDLGQVVIGDRPRSGIVSFNQQDDIIEGIVLMTKGQNAAKVIDALREKVDLVNQTLPPGVKIVPFYDRTGLVHHTVHTVAENLIVGALLVVTILVVFLRNWRAALIVASVIPLSLLFAFIVMDLRGVSANLISLGAVDFGIIIDSAVVLVEALMVRLAVAEVDKTQGNMGLAWRMQTLKSTAIDMGHPILFSKAIIITAFLPIFTFQRVEGKIFSPMAFTLSFALLGAIILTLTLVPALLSYTMKREDMAEKHSHWMQSLQNAYRHILLKTRKCRVWVVIVSGGILVISVLSAPMLGSEFLPKLDEGNIWLTVDLPPSAGLEKTKEIEREIRKILNSYQEVRLVVSHVGRPDDGTDPKGPYHMEILADLKPHSEWKFADKESLIKDMSRRIHEIPGVPTNFSQVIQDSVEEALSGVKGEIAVKIFGPDLTILEQKAAEVVDVINHVRGATDVAAVRISGNSELDITLNRAQLSRYGLMAGDVNNTVQTALAGNPANTFYDGDRHFDVTLRLDRPFRDSVDDIDELPIALPNGNGSIPLSEVAEVTIKEGASRVSRESGSRIVSIKANITDRDQGSFVQEAMQQVKAQVKLPPGYSMTWGGQFENQQRAMKRLMVIVPLSVLLIFILLFWAFKSVKNALLVLLMIPFTLVGGLAGLAVAGLHLSVSAAVGFIALAGISVQNGVIMVEQIKSLMREGRELSESVIEGAVARLRPILMTALMAGLGLMPAALSHGIGSETQRPFAVVIVGGLITATLFTLLLLPLLFPLFSDLRRPRAE from the coding sequence ATGTTAAAAGGCTTGATCACCTTCTCACTGCAACAGCGTGTCTTTCTGCTGATTGGCGCGGTTGTGCTCATGATTTTTGGCTGGTTTGCCGTGCAAAACCTGCCAATTGAAGCGTTCCCCGATGTTGAAGATGTGCACGTGATTATCGTCACACAATCACCAGGTATGGCGCCAGAAGAGGTCGAGCGCGTTGTTTCACTGCCGATTGAGCATGGGATGAGCGGGGTACCTGGACTGGCACAAATCCGTTCGGTGTCTATTACCGGGCTCTCCGTGGTCACCCTCACTTTTGCCGAGCGCACGCAAGATTATTTTGCGCGGCAGCAGGTGTTAGAGCGTTTACAAGGGGTGAGCTTGCCCATCGGCTTGCAACCCACGCTGGCACCGCTGACGACGGCGGTGGGGGAGGTTTACCGCTATTTGGTTGAAGCGCCGGCAGAAATGCCGCAACGCGAAATCCGCGCTATCCAGGACTGGAAAATTATCCCGCAACTGCGCATGGTGCCAGGGGTGGCCGATATCACCAGTTTTGGCGGGACGGTCAAGGAATACCAAATCAAGCTGGATCCTTACCGCTTGAAAAAGTTTGATGTGAGTATTGATCAGGTTAACCAGGCGGTCAGCAACAACAGCAGTAACGTGGGTGGCGGACTCATGCACAGAGGCGACGAGTCGCTGGTGGTGCGTGGCATCGGCCTGTTTCGCAGTCTGGATGATATTGCGCAATCCGTGGTTGATACGCGGGATGGCAAGCCGATTCTGGTCAGCGACCTTGGTCAGGTGGTGATTGGTGATCGCCCCCGTTCAGGCATCGTTTCCTTTAATCAGCAGGATGACATTATTGAAGGCATCGTGCTGATGACCAAGGGCCAGAATGCCGCCAAAGTGATCGACGCCTTGCGCGAGAAGGTGGATCTGGTCAATCAGACCCTGCCGCCCGGCGTCAAAATCGTGCCTTTTTATGACCGCACCGGCCTCGTTCACCACACCGTGCATACCGTGGCAGAAAACCTGATTGTCGGCGCGTTACTGGTGGTGACGATTCTGGTAGTGTTTTTGCGCAACTGGCGCGCCGCCCTGATTGTGGCTTCGGTGATTCCGTTATCCCTGTTATTTGCCTTTATTGTCATGGATTTACGCGGCGTCTCCGCCAACCTGATTTCGCTCGGGGCGGTAGACTTTGGCATTATTATTGATAGTGCAGTGGTGCTGGTAGAGGCGCTGATGGTGCGCCTGGCGGTGGCTGAGGTGGATAAAACACAAGGCAATATGGGGCTGGCCTGGCGCATGCAGACGCTTAAAAGCACGGCGATTGATATGGGGCACCCGATTCTGTTCTCCAAAGCCATCATCATCACTGCCTTTTTGCCGATTTTTACCTTTCAACGCGTAGAAGGAAAAATTTTCTCGCCAATGGCATTCACCTTGAGTTTTGCCTTGCTGGGCGCCATTATCCTGACCTTGACGCTGGTGCCAGCCTTGTTGTCATACACCATGAAGCGTGAGGATATGGCGGAAAAACACAGCCACTGGATGCAAAGCTTGCAAAATGCCTATCGGCATATTTTGCTTAAAACCCGCAAATGCCGCGTATGGGTGGTCATCGTATCCGGCGGCATTTTAGTTATATCCGTGCTCTCTGCGCCCATGTTAGGCTCTGAATTCCTCCCCAAGCTGGATGAAGGCAATATCTGGCTCACCGTTGATCTGCCACCCTCGGCTGGCCTGGAAAAAACTAAAGAGATCGAGCGAGAAATCCGCAAGATTCTGAATAGCTACCAAGAGGTGAGGTTGGTGGTGTCGCATGTCGGACGGCCAGATGACGGTACCGACCCTAAGGGCCCCTACCACATGGAGATTCTGGCTGATCTTAAGCCGCACAGCGAATGGAAGTTTGCCGATAAGGAATCGCTGATCAAGGATATGTCGCGCCGTATCCACGAGATTCCGGGCGTGCCCACCAACTTTTCGCAAGTGATTCAGGACAGTGTGGAAGAGGCGTTGTCTGGCGTGAAAGGTGAAATTGCAGTCAAGATTTTCGGCCCGGATTTAACGATTCTCGAGCAGAAAGCGGCAGAGGTGGTCGATGTCATTAATCACGTGCGTGGCGCAACCGATGTGGCGGCAGTCCGCATTTCAGGCAACTCTGAGCTAGATATCACGCTTAATCGTGCCCAATTATCGCGCTATGGCCTGATGGCGGGCGATGTTAACAATACGGTACAAACCGCGTTGGCTGGCAATCCGGCGAACACATTTTACGATGGCGACCGGCATTTTGATGTCACTTTAAGGCTGGACAGGCCTTTCCGCGATTCTGTGGATGATATTGACGAGTTACCGATTGCCTTGCCAAATGGAAACGGCAGCATCCCGCTCAGCGAGGTAGCCGAGGTGACCATCAAGGAAGGGGCTTCACGTGTCAGCCGCGAATCAGGCTCGCGTATTGTCTCGATCAAAGCCAATATTACAGACCGCGATCAGGGCAGCTTTGTGCAAGAAGCCATGCAACAGGTCAAGGCACAGGTCAAGCTACCGCCTGGCTACAGCATGACCTGGGGCGGGCAATTTGAAAACCAGCAACGGGCCATGAAGCGGCTGATGGTAATTGTGCCCTTGTCTGTGTTGTTGATTTTTATCTTGCTGTTTTGGGCATTCAAGTCGGTCAAAAATGCTTTGCTAGTGTTGCTGATGATTCCATTTACGCTGGTGGGCGGCCTGGCCGGACTGGCCGTGGCCGGACTGCATTTGTCCGTGTCTGCCGCCGTCGGTTTTATTGCGCTGGCCGGCATTTCGGTGCAAAACGGGGTGATCATGGTCGAGCAGATCAAGAGTTTGATGCGCGAAGGCAGAGAGCTGTCGGAATCGGTGATTGAAGGCGCAGTTGCCCGCTTGCGCCCGATATTGATGACGGCCTTGATGGCCGGGTTGGGCTTGATGCCAGCGGCGCTCTCGCATGGCATTGGCTCCGAAACCCAGCGGCCGTTTGCGGTGGTGATTGTCGGTGGGTTAATTACCGCGACCTTGTTCACACTGTTGTTGTTGCCTTTGTTGTTCCCGCTGTTTTCCGACCTGCGCCGTCCGCGCGCTGAATAA
- a CDS encoding efflux RND transporter periplasmic adaptor subunit, producing MMRSFTSMASPPATVKAMRQFVFILCAIGVCMASAMAADKNARVPAQPANQIVLTPGSPQLNSLKIEPVTEIPVPVTEPLNGKIVFDENRTARVYSPVAGRALNIQAQIGEAVKTGQPLLVMDSPDVGAAVADVGKAQADLGLKQQALERSRMLVEGGVLARKDMEVAQADWASARAEHERAMARLKNLRVSTGASDRYVVRSPIAGVVVDRKVNPGSEVRPDAADPLFLITDPSHVWASIDLPERDLSRISQGQKLSVQVDAYPDEVFDGEIKTIGIMVDPTTRRIPVRCLLDSKGKLKPEMYARITPLDTSQHRVIRVPNSALITEGLYSYVFVEEQPLHFSKRKVVLDLQRREYATVKTGLNPGERIVTSGAILLNSDLSVSK from the coding sequence ATGATGCGCTCATTCACTTCCATGGCTTCCCCTCCTGCTACCGTCAAGGCGATGCGCCAGTTCGTATTTATCTTGTGCGCGATAGGGGTTTGCATGGCTTCAGCCATGGCGGCAGACAAAAATGCCCGCGTGCCCGCGCAGCCTGCCAACCAGATTGTACTGACGCCGGGTTCGCCACAATTAAACAGTCTCAAAATTGAACCCGTCACCGAGATCCCGGTGCCGGTGACCGAGCCCCTCAACGGCAAGATTGTGTTTGATGAAAACCGGACAGCACGGGTGTATTCGCCAGTGGCCGGACGAGCGCTGAATATTCAGGCACAAATAGGCGAAGCTGTGAAAACCGGTCAGCCCTTGCTGGTGATGGACTCGCCGGATGTGGGGGCAGCGGTCGCGGATGTGGGCAAAGCACAGGCAGATTTGGGACTCAAACAACAGGCGCTGGAGCGTAGCCGCATGCTGGTAGAGGGCGGCGTGCTGGCCAGAAAAGACATGGAAGTCGCACAGGCGGACTGGGCGAGTGCGCGTGCAGAACATGAGCGCGCGATGGCGAGGTTGAAAAACCTGCGGGTGTCGACGGGGGCCAGTGATCGCTATGTCGTGCGCTCGCCAATCGCGGGGGTGGTGGTTGACCGCAAAGTGAATCCCGGCAGCGAGGTCCGCCCCGATGCGGCAGATCCTTTGTTTTTGATCACGGATCCCAGCCATGTCTGGGCCAGTATCGATTTGCCAGAGCGGGACTTGAGCCGGATTTCGCAAGGGCAAAAGCTCAGTGTCCAGGTGGATGCCTATCCTGACGAGGTGTTTGACGGCGAAATTAAAACAATAGGCATCATGGTAGACCCGACCACGCGCCGGATTCCTGTGCGTTGCCTGCTCGACAGCAAAGGCAAGCTCAAACCAGAAATGTATGCGCGGATTACGCCGCTGGATACCAGCCAGCATCGTGTTATCCGCGTGCCCAACAGTGCCCTGATTACCGAGGGACTCTACAGCTATGTCTTTGTAGAAGAGCAGCCCTTGCATTTTAGCAAGCGTAAAGTCGTACTGGATTTACAGCGGCGGGAATATGCCACCGTGAAAACCGGCTTAAACCCTGGTGAGCGCATCGTGACCAGCGGTGCCATTCTGCTCAATTCAGATTTGTCCGTGAGTAAATAG
- a CDS encoding TolC family protein, with the protein MLRRQQGWLCVLLMVCFEAIADSGVAPAVAWDQLSLQQAELVFAGNNRDLLAAKRAIESAEADTLIAGQKPNPVLSLGLSSLNLNRGQGNKNQNGKRDLLDQTYNSAVQVTQLYERGDKRALRSAVAESAVKASRLDLGETYRQQALAMANAYFDLKLAQESLLIQQANVSSYEKTLQAAQLRLKAGDVASADVARIRVDALRASNDLRQAEATVQKAQAMLAYLLGKDQDASKLRVTDPWPALIAEPSANPAAEKDTGWLPQRPDVKAAEARMEQAQQTRKLAESLKVRDFTWSFAYQHFPGQEPGSAPDTIGASLSIPLFTNYQYEGEAARAEVGYTSAIEARERVQAAAIAEMRQAKADLDAAIDKNRRFDQSILREAQNAADAAEFAYKHGAMNVMDLLDARRILRTLQLEAVSVKADYAKSLSAWLAATRQAFVYQE; encoded by the coding sequence ATGTTGAGGCGTCAGCAGGGCTGGCTTTGCGTGTTGCTGATGGTCTGTTTTGAGGCGATTGCGGATTCCGGTGTCGCTCCAGCAGTTGCATGGGACCAGCTTAGCCTGCAACAGGCGGAACTTGTGTTTGCAGGCAATAACCGTGATCTGCTTGCTGCCAAGCGGGCGATTGAAAGTGCAGAAGCCGATACCCTGATTGCTGGCCAAAAACCAAACCCGGTCTTGTCACTCGGCCTTTCCAGTCTCAACCTCAATCGCGGCCAAGGCAATAAAAACCAAAACGGCAAACGAGACCTGTTGGATCAAACCTATAACTCGGCGGTGCAGGTCACTCAGTTGTATGAGCGTGGTGACAAGCGGGCACTGCGTTCTGCCGTGGCGGAAAGTGCGGTCAAAGCGAGCCGGCTCGACCTGGGGGAAACCTATCGTCAACAGGCGTTGGCCATGGCCAATGCCTATTTTGATCTCAAACTTGCCCAGGAAAGTCTGCTCATTCAGCAGGCGAATGTCAGTAGTTATGAGAAAACACTGCAGGCAGCGCAATTGCGTCTGAAAGCAGGCGATGTGGCGTCGGCGGATGTAGCGCGCATCCGGGTAGATGCCCTGCGGGCCAGCAATGATTTGCGCCAGGCAGAGGCTACTGTGCAAAAAGCGCAAGCCATGCTGGCTTACTTGCTTGGCAAGGATCAGGACGCGAGCAAGCTCCGTGTGACGGACCCCTGGCCCGCCCTGATTGCAGAGCCATCGGCCAATCCAGCGGCTGAGAAAGACACTGGCTGGTTACCACAACGTCCGGATGTGAAGGCGGCTGAAGCGCGCATGGAGCAGGCTCAGCAGACCAGAAAGCTTGCAGAGTCGCTCAAGGTCAGAGATTTTACCTGGTCGTTTGCTTACCAGCATTTTCCTGGGCAGGAGCCTGGATCGGCACCAGATACCATAGGCGCTTCATTGAGCATTCCCTTGTTTACCAATTATCAGTATGAGGGCGAGGCCGCACGGGCTGAAGTTGGCTATACCAGTGCAATCGAGGCCAGAGAGCGAGTGCAGGCGGCGGCGATTGCCGAAATGAGACAGGCCAAAGCAGATTTGGATGCCGCGATTGATAAAAATCGACGTTTTGACCAGAGCATTCTGCGGGAAGCGCAAAATGCAGCAGACGCGGCAGAGTTTGCCTACAAGCATGGCGCCATGAATGTCATGGATCTGCTCGATGCCAGACGTATTTTACGCACGCTCCAACTAGAGGCAGTCAGCGTCAAGGCTGATTATGCCAAGTCCCTATCCGCCTGGTTAGCGGCCACCCGCCAGGCATTTGTCTATCAAGAATAA
- the nudB gene encoding dihydroneopterin triphosphate diphosphatase — MTQHFKIPVSALVLIHTPDLQVLLMERTDKPGYWQSVTGSIEAEESPYQAAIREVREETGLDALAYDFEDWHASNVYEIYPHWRHRYAPGVMQNTEHLFGLCLPEPQPVTLAPDEHTRYEWVDWRQAAKKVFSWTNVDALKRLGEKHRLTL; from the coding sequence ATGACACAACATTTCAAGATTCCCGTTTCCGCATTGGTGTTGATTCATACGCCAGATTTGCAAGTACTGTTGATGGAGCGTACGGACAAACCGGGATACTGGCAGTCAGTGACCGGGAGCATAGAAGCAGAAGAATCGCCCTATCAGGCAGCGATCCGCGAAGTGCGGGAAGAAACCGGCCTGGACGCGCTGGCTTACGACTTTGAAGATTGGCACGCCAGCAATGTGTATGAAATCTATCCGCATTGGCGTCACCGATATGCGCCCGGCGTCATGCAAAACACCGAGCACCTGTTTGGCTTGTGTCTGCCAGAGCCTCAGCCAGTCACGCTGGCGCCAGACGAACACACGCGCTATGAATGGGTGGACTGGCGGCAAGCGGCTAAAAAAGTCTTCAGCTGGACCAATGTGGATGCCCTTAAACGGCTGGGCGAAAAACACCGTTTAACACTGTAA
- the nadA gene encoding quinolinate synthase NadA produces the protein MQTATIKFEKFQSAKDDDCQARILAAREKLGKRLVILGHHYQHESVYRHADYSGDSLKLSKYCDSLDAEYIVFLGVHFMAEVADILSRPDQVVILPDLAAGCSMADMANLAKVERSYRELSKVLNFDETITPVTYINSAADLKAFCGEHGGIVCTSTNAPKILEWGFSQREKILFFPDQHLGRWSGYKMGIPLEQMPVWDPDLPMGGLTEQQIKDAKILLWKGHCSVHQMFRKQNIDQFRAQHPDGKVISHPETAFEVCINSDYVGSTEYILRTVSEAEPGTKWLVGTELNLVTRLAEEMKPQNKLVQFMSHVVCECSTMARIDPQHLAWCLENLAEGNVVNQIKVPAHEAKLAKLTLDRMLAVS, from the coding sequence ATGCAAACCGCCACTATCAAATTTGAAAAGTTCCAGTCGGCCAAAGACGATGACTGTCAGGCCCGTATTCTGGCTGCCCGCGAAAAGCTGGGTAAGCGACTGGTGATTCTGGGCCACCATTACCAGCACGAGAGTGTTTACCGCCATGCGGATTACTCTGGTGACTCACTGAAACTGTCTAAATATTGTGACAGCCTGGATGCAGAATACATCGTCTTTCTGGGTGTGCATTTCATGGCCGAGGTGGCTGACATCTTGAGCCGCCCGGATCAGGTCGTGATCTTGCCAGACTTGGCCGCAGGCTGCTCCATGGCAGACATGGCCAATCTGGCCAAAGTTGAGCGTAGCTATCGCGAACTCAGCAAAGTCCTTAATTTTGATGAGACCATCACACCGGTCACTTATATCAATTCCGCGGCGGACCTGAAAGCCTTCTGTGGTGAACATGGCGGCATTGTGTGCACCAGCACCAACGCCCCCAAAATCCTGGAGTGGGGCTTCAGCCAGCGCGAAAAAATCCTGTTCTTCCCGGATCAGCATCTGGGCCGTTGGAGCGGCTACAAAATGGGTATCCCATTAGAGCAAATGCCCGTCTGGGACCCAGACCTGCCCATGGGCGGCTTGACCGAACAGCAAATCAAAGACGCAAAAATCCTGCTGTGGAAAGGTCATTGCTCAGTACACCAGATGTTCCGCAAACAGAATATCGACCAGTTCCGTGCCCAGCATCCAGATGGCAAAGTCATTTCTCACCCGGAAACGGCGTTTGAGGTCTGCATCAACTCAGATTATGTCGGTTCTACAGAATACATCTTGCGTACCGTGAGTGAAGCCGAGCCTGGGACGAAATGGCTGGTAGGCACCGAATTGAACCTGGTCACACGCCTGGCCGAAGAAATGAAACCGCAAAACAAGCTGGTACAGTTCATGAGTCATGTGGTTTGCGAATGCTCAACCATGGCACGTATTGACCCGCAACACCTGGCCTGGTGCCTGGAAAACCTGGCCGAAGGCAATGTGGTCAACCAGATTAAAGTGCCCGCGCATGAAGCGAAACTGGCCAAACTCACACTGGATAGAATGCTGGCCGTTTCCTGA
- a CDS encoding HIT family protein: MRDCPLCQPTPYDLLWQDDFCRVVLLHDADYPAYCRVELIAHVKEMTDLPPAARARTMKVVFAVETALREVIQPDKINLASLGNKTPHMHWHLLPRFESDKHFPNSHWGSAMRDSESRPLQQDQRDRLQQLVIERVECALNS, from the coding sequence ATGCGTGATTGCCCGCTGTGCCAACCAACCCCCTACGACTTGCTATGGCAGGATGATTTTTGCCGGGTAGTGTTATTGCACGACGCAGATTACCCTGCCTATTGCCGGGTGGAATTAATTGCACACGTCAAAGAAATGACCGACCTGCCTCCCGCAGCGCGAGCGCGCACCATGAAAGTCGTGTTTGCTGTCGAAACTGCACTGCGGGAAGTCATACAACCGGATAAAATCAACCTGGCTAGCCTGGGTAATAAAACGCCGCATATGCACTGGCATCTGTTGCCAAGATTCGAGAGTGACAAACACTTTCCGAATAGCCACTGGGGCAGCGCTATGCGGGATTCCGAGAGTCGGCCACTGCAACAAGACCAAAGAGACAGGCTACAACAGTTAGTGATCGAACGCGTGGAATGTGCCTTAAATTCGTAA